A stretch of DNA from Lotus japonicus ecotype B-129 chromosome 4, LjGifu_v1.2:
GATTGCTAATGTTTTTATAAGCTCTATCAGCCTTATCTATAATCTATGTGGAATCTCAACATATACTATGAAATATCGCATCTGCTGGTATATTGGAATAGATCATGACGAAACATTTCCTCCAGTAGCAAAGATGAACACTATAAGAGTCCTACTCTCATGCTACACACAATGGGTGGGAATTGCAGTAGTTTGATGTTAATGTATTACTTCATCAAGAGTTACAAGAACAAGTTCATGAAGATTTCATCCATATACTGTTTTCCTAGTGGAGGAAATATGGTTCGTAAGTTTAAAAAGGCCTTAAGCAGATTGAGGTAGCTTAAAGTTTGGACAATTTATGAGGGAAATGGTGTCTTTGGGATACAAAGTCATGGTGAGCATACTCTTTTTACAAAACATTCACCGGGAGGTAAACTCACTATCATACTTGCATATGGTTGAGTTTGTAAAAACATAGAAGGAAAAATATTCTTTATGTGACCCAACCAGAAACAGAGAGATAAAAACATGACTTCACACCTTAGGCAAAGGAATTTCGATTCCCCTGGAAACAAGAAGGAAAATCTTCTTCACGAGGGAAGCCCTCTTTACAAACTCCTGAGTTTTCCCTTTGAGAATCAATCCCAAAAGAATATTGACTGCCCCTTTCCTCACAAAACAAACTAATCTTTTAATCTATTTATCCTAACTAACTTCCAAGTAAAAGATAATCCCTAATAACGCAATGGATAACAAATAACCTCAAAACAGAATGAATTGACTAATATTTAAATCCAATATCCTAACTAACTCCTGACGACCTTGACAGCTTATAGAGTAATCCCTAATATCTAAATCTAATATCCTAACTACCTAATCAATGTACCTAACACCCTTCAGCTAACAAGCTCAAGCTTTTCGTATAGTCGGTCAGTGATACGATAACTACAACTAAAGCTATGCTTCACCCATAAGACTTTCCatattatataataatattttctaCTTCTCAACAGAATTTAAATAAAAGAGGAGGCAGTAAACTATGAAATAGTTCTCATTCTTTTGTCCTAAATAAAAAGAAGTCAATAAGTGAGTACAAACTGAAAACAGGAGGATCAGGACAGATAATGCAGTTAAAACAGAACCCATGGTGATGAAGAATAGGATAATTACTTTATGCTGTTAAAGATGTTGTTTACTTAGTTCCACATCACATGAGCAGAAGAATAAAAAAATCCTCTGTATTAGTACAGATAAGGATCTGGATCTATAAGACTTAACCCCTTTTATACTACCAGACTGCATCCATTAGCTAGAGCAAAATATTGAAGCAAAAATGGGGGGAGAAAAAGATCACCTGTAATCTATGCATGCCACAATTATATCTCTCTCCGATAACTGTTGACCTAAAAGAGAACCCCATGCTTTGTAACTGCACAATttacaaatatttaaaaacttgtCAGGACTGTACTGGTATGTGGTGAAGGTGaatgtatatgtatatgtacTGTGTACACTGGACACATGCTCAAAAacatgaatcccttcgaaaaataaatttgaagcATTGATTTTAAAAGGTATGataaaaatcaaaaataaaagcaTGGTGTATCATTATAAACTCCAACTCAGGTTAATCCTACTAACTTAATCAGATATTATGCAGTTCAACCAATTTCTTGATGCACCACAATCAATTGAAAACCTTCATATCACCATCATGATGCAGTGGAACATCAACAATGTTTCTTTCTTAACATAGATTAATGGTTAGCATAAATGTAATTGAACTTCTCTTTATAATAGcagatgaaagtaagaaataaaGCACAATATCAACAGATGACTACATGAATAAGGAAGGAATATATTCTTAATCAAAAAATAACATCGATGCCTTCTGACACAAATTTCTACCAAAACACAGATTTGAAAAGAAGCATGGACATCACATACCCAATAATCCAGGCTCCACCAGTAACAAAAGCAACAACTGGTTTCGGACCATTACTATTTTTAGGCAAATATAAGTCAAGCCTGCAAATGAAAACAAGCTTTTTTCAAGTTACGACAGTTGTATGAATTTTTACGAATGTAGAGAGACAACACAAATAAAGCATACCTATTCCGTGGTTTATCTCCAAAAACTATGCTTCTGCGTATCTGACTGGAGAAGAAATAGTAATATCCAACTAGAAAACAGAAGGGAAATACATATGATCCAGTGATGACCAATGACTTGTGATACTAATGCATTCAAGTAAAAATCTGACACATTATATGCAGTATGCACAAGAATTATGCCACAGATCACTGAATTCAGACCTTGAATAAAGCCCGGAAAAAGCAACAATGCATAACAACCCAGGGCAAGAAATCTTGTAATCCATTTATAGCCTACCCTGAACAGAAATAAATGATTAGAAAGATATTCACATAAAACGAACAAGCACTACAAAACAATTTATCATGTTTAAACTTTTAACATAAGAAAACATGTAATTATGTTCGAATTTTTAACATAAAAACAGATGCAAGAATCTGCAGACACTAATTTAAGTCTTAAATGGCGCTCTTAATTACTTAGATTAAAATACGAGGCTGAAATATCATTTATGAACTCTCTTCTCCTATCTTGTTTTCTAAGTAACAGTTAACCATAGTATATTTTCACTAGGTCAATGGAACTGCATTTAAACTCATACTCAATAGAGCCCAATGCACAGGATGAATTTAACAATCGCGAGAACTACTTAAAAGAAGGAAAGAGACAATAATTTAAGTATTTAACATGTAAATGCTACAAATGTAAGAGATGCTAACTGATATATAGGTTCTGCTCATCTGCTTCCATATGATAAATTTGCCTCGAATATTTAGCGCACCACAATGGTAAAATCCAAAACCCCACAACACCTAAGTATAGAAATCGATGAGATATCAAAGTTTACCAAATACACCACCATTCATCATTATAAAAAACAATTCCAAAGTAGAATCTCCTCACAATTACAAAATGCTTAAACATCATGTCCAAGTTATTCTCCTTTCCAAATGACCTAGATTTCAAAATCAATGACATGTAATTCAAAAACCAATTCAAATCAGAGAGACAACAAAATTGCAAGTATGTACAGATACACTGCATTAACAATTCAAATCAGAATCATACCCAAGGTATCTCAACATCTTTAACCCGAGGCGCGTCAAGAGAAAAGTCTCAGAAGCAACATGCCTAACATCATTGCCAAAAGAAGACGACCTGCTGCGATCACTGCCATTGGAGATGGCGGAGGAAGGCAAGGAATCTTCACTGGCAGTACGCCTTCGCCGTTTCTGGTAGAAACAAGGAGCAACCACCGAagctttgttgttgttgttatcgATGGAGGTGAAACTCGAAGCCCTTGATAGAAATGGCTTGATGGGCATGGTGACTTTGTTGATGCCATTGAATGAAGAAGAGTGTAAGAGACTTGCTGATGGGTCATCGTCATCATCTTCCACGTTCTTCTTCGCTGCTCCGAGCAACATTGTGGTGgcaacagaagaagaagaaggaggaggagttgGAATTGTAGAACCCAATGAACGATTGGTTATTGGGAGGGTGTGAGATGGCATTTTTattcctttttctttctttcttttttgttggTTTGTGACAATTGGCACCTTGACAGCAAATCTTGAAGTGGGTTGATCTCAAGTttggtttatttttttcttcaatttggtggattttgttgagatgaagatggtggtgatgatgatgaactaCGAGAAGAAGGGGAGAGAGGGCAGtggcaaaaatgaaaaaatgtgGTAAATTTGGGTCAAAGATGAGGAATTTGAGAGTTTTAGAGAGAGAAGAAAGGTGTTTGATTGGTGGGATGTGGGCCCAGTTGGATTATTGCTTTGGCCAATGAGGTGTGTGTGGGTCACAGAGAAGTACAGTGTGGTTTTTGTTGGATAGTCCCTAGATCCCAAGTAGTTCCCAACTATGGACTTGGTCATTTGCTTCCTTGCTCTTATCATCATTGCATTGTCGACTTGTGTATTTCTTAATTTGTGTATTTGTCTGCATTAATGTGGGTGTCTACATTCAAATACTATCGTGaaagaaaaaagtgaaaaagaaataaatgataATGCAATAATGATAGATAGAGTGGGATTGTGAGAAAACATTAGTGTATGTGAGATGTTATTATTGTTGATGGTTTATAAATTGAGATTATTGTTAATATTAATGAATTTGGTCCTTTTGTTTTTCAAGGCCTGTTTGGATACaagtaattttcaattttcataaataaaaataaaaaaaaaaaagtgtattaGCATACATGATATCGTGTCTCCTTTCCTTTGAGTATTTTTTGTTAAAGAAAAGTGTGTTTTCAAACTATAAAAAAATGTGTTTAGAAAAAAGAGtgaatgtaccaaaaaaacgaaaaaagaGTGGTTAtagatattttttcaataaGAAAAAACGTGTTAAGTTTTCATTTACAATATTACTCATTTTAAAACTTAACATTTATATTATTACCTTAAGTCTATTTTAGTACTTTTATCTCTAAAAGTGGTTTCACTTtattttatagaaaaaaaactttcatttttttaaacttacttTTACATATCATTctcaaaaacaaatttattaTCTTAAACCTTATTCCATCAAGTATTCTTATCAGCATATTTGGAATAGTCTTTTGCACGACTGTTAATGCACTTTACCCCATAAGCAACATATGGGAGCTTCTATCTAGATGTGGTTTTGGGGCTCACTGTTGGTCACTACCAAGTTTTAAAACACCCACTATATCAAACTTCATTTTTCCTACGTAATTTTTTTGCAAAAGTAAATCTAACATATcatcaatcttcatcttcttcccattGGCTCAAGTGAACGTGTCAAAAAACTTGATgattgaaactttttttttgtccatTATGATTAAAACTTGAAAGGCATTTTATAACAGAAATCCTGTTACTATAATTATATTTAAGTGATATTAAAACGTCCTTTATAAGCAACATCGAAGCTTGATATGGAAGTTTAATGTAACGCTTCAATTTCTCAATTagggatcacattagtaacccaaTAAGTCGATGTGCTTGACTCAGAATATTTTTCAAAAAGatgatattattattattattttaaaagaccCGAGAAATACATCCGAGAAGTTCAGTGGAAAGTGAGGTGCATCACAATGATTGCTTAAATACCAACTTTCTTATACAGAACAACCCAACACTTCTCATTCAAGTTCAAACAAGCTTAAACCAAAAGTCTCGCTTGAGAAaacaattcaaattttaaattttctaaATCATGTCTTAATcacattaataattattaaccCAATAATATCTCGTGGTAATAATAATCCAATTTAAATAAAGTAATAATTATCCAACGATTCAAAAACGAAAAATTCAAAAGAGTAGGTAACATACTCATGAACTAAGGTTTCTTCGTAGTCTTCACATCAAAGGAGAAGTCGTAGATCTCCATCTGTCTCAAGCTTTTTGTCAATTCTACGCTCAATCACCGAGTAGTCCTCCATCATCTAAATGGTGTTAAGCGTCCAAACAACaggtagcaaacagaaagggttagcTCAACAAAATCAAGTAAATAACAAGATATCATATCATAAAATTTGAAgtcataattaataaataagatAAGTCAATTTAAAATAACAATATAAACACAATTTAAAGTATGACACAATTCAAGATATCTTGTaacacctttttttttattcaaatatctCAAGCGCCTAAATATCCTTCCATTTCCATTATCActtaattatataaattttttgtaGATTAAAAAGCAAAATATATCGTAACAACCATTCAAAAAACAACGAGACTTCTTCCATGAGAGTGATTACCATTTCTAAATCAATTTTCTCTTTTACATATTTTcgcttaaaaataatttataatctTCAATTTCATATAATTAACCATTATTCTTTCTTAGTTACTGCCATTAAATTAGTATAAATTgattatttatattaaaatttaaatagacTCTGTgactaataaaattattttctcaATAAGTTTATAACATATACAGAGTCATTCATATATACAAAAAATAATACAATACCTACCTTTCGAATTAATCATTTTCCATATTTATATAAATTCATTAGTTATAACAATGTCTATCACTAAGATCATTAGGATATGTATCCATTATCGGACTTTAGTTTTTTATCCTGCATTAGAATATCTCTTAATACCTTGTTACATTTTTTGGTTCAAATATTTCATACACCTAACATTTTTACCCATAGAAGTCAAGTATATTGAGTTTTCCACAGacatcaaaaattaaaaaataaatcaaccATCACAAATAATGTCACTTCTACAATAAACGAGATTATACTTTCAACAAAAATTTGGGTTTCGTATGTTGACCTCAGATTTCTACAGTACTAATAGGCATTGCTTCTTGCAAATCAAACCTAAGAAAATGTCACCCAAAACTTATGGTGCATCCAAAAAAATTGTATACATTTATGTTACCCATTTATTATTGAACTCAACCACATCCATCAGtcattatgttttttttcctttttcttctcaaTTACGTGAACAAAGCTTAGTCCTACAATTGGGCTACTTTAGAATGTAAATAAAGCTTTAAAAACTAATTGAGTCTCACTAATTAGAAAAATAGTTTGATGTTTAATTTAAAGTAATAAAATTGTGTTGTTTCTTGGTAtcataaaaaatatttgtaataaaattttaactttAATGTATTTCGAATAATTCAAATGATCTATATAGTTGAATTGCATATATAGTGCTTATGTACCTCATAAGAAGTAAAAGTGGATTATTGTAATTATAATCTTCTGAAAAATTCATATCCAATATTACTCTAATTGATATTGATGTTAATATATTTCCCATCACTCAAGGTAAAACCATGACCATAATCATCACAATCTAACAAATTTTAGTATATAATACCCTTATCcattattatataaaaaaactaataGAGAACATTAAAGTGGATAACATGATGTGTGGATAATTACATAGGAGAGTTAACAATAATCAAATTCACTACTTCTCCTGCTTAGTTTTAACATGAAGTTTCTTGTTCAAGCTGCATGATTCCATGACATTAGTTTCTGAAGGTGATGCTCTCTTAGCCGAAGTTATATCTTGTGTGTCGACACAAATTTCAATTGATGTGGAATCCACAACTTCATCAGAGTTATAGcaagaaataacaaaaaaatcatCCATGAGATCTTGTGTTATCATAAAAAATAAGTATACATTAAGTGTTAGTAAGCATATTACAATTGAAAAACCAAGATGATAAATCATGGTATTAAGGCAATCATGATAAAACCTTGACTATTCTAGAAGATGATCCTCCTTGGTCAAACAGCGAGTGGGGGACATCAATAATATAACCAAGCTAGAATCGTCTTGTGAAAGTTTTATATAGAATATTGCTAAGAACATTTGGGAAATGTAATACTTGTTCGATAATAAGAGACAACTACATCATGACACTCATTTTGTTCTTGATTTGTAGCATTAAATTGTTCAATAATAAGAGGATCATTTCATATCCGCTTTACATGGTATGATGGTTCAAACCTCTAGTTAAAGAAAACTTTTGTCCACAAGCTTCGCAATCTCGACAAGTATTATAGTGTCATTCCCAGTATAAAATTGTAAAACTAGTCAACAAACTACTATCACATTACTTTATAATCGTGTGCTATAGTCTCAAAGTGAAAATTTGTCATAAAATGTTACTTGCTGAAACATAAACAAACACTTAAGCATACCCTTGCAGCTAAATCAAGCATTTCTTCACATGTTTTCCCAACAAACCATTTTTCTCTTGATCAAATATAACAATGATGACAATTTTTGTCTCATCCATGACTCTCACGTCCAACTACTTAAACATGTTTTGTCTATGTTTAGGAACAAATATTAAACTCCATCAGTCAATTTATAAAGTCTTTAAGTAAATACCTCAATATGTACCTCGGTACTACTACCACAACGTGATACTTCAATTCTCTCAACAATACATATTATCATCATCGAACATTTTTTTGTTGCATCTACATGCCATATACCACCACTTTTCATCTTCCAAGACATGTTTGATTGTTGAAAAGACAACACAAACATAGTTCTTCAAGCATACAAACATATAATGGAAGTAGCTAATCAATTTGATATCAATCATACAAAGGAGTGAGTACGTGAGTACATACTTCTTGGCAATATTTTATCTCTATTAAGTTTTCCTCGGAGTTAATGTTAGAAAATAATCTTGGCAGACACTTTCAAAGAATCAAACAGCTGGTTCAACACAAACAACCTAATGGATTCCAAGCAGATAACCTATAACATAAAATACCATCATATAGTTTTTGTATCACAGTACATAAATGAT
This window harbors:
- the LOC130710671 gene encoding isoprenylcysteine alpha-carbonyl methylesterase ICME-like isoform X1, with translation MPSHTLPITNRSLGSTIPTPPPSSSSVATTMLLGAAKKNVEDDDDDPSASLLHSSSFNGINKVTMPIKPFLSRASSFTSIDNNNNKASVVAPCFYQKRRRRTASEDSLPSSAISNGSDRSRSSSFGNDVRHVASETFLLTRLGLKMLRYLGVGYKWITRFLALGCYALLLFPGFIQVGYYYFFSSQIRRSIVFGDKPRNRLDLYLPKNSNGPKPVVAFVTGGAWIIGYKAWGSLLGQQLSERDIIVACIDYRNFPQGTIGDMVTDASQGISFVCNNIAEYGGDPNRIYLMGQSAGAHIAACAIVEQAIKEAGEGESTCWSLSQIKAYFGLSGGYNLFNLVDHFHSRGLYRSIFVSIMEGEESLRRFSPEVMVQDPNFGNAVSLLPPTVLFHGTGDYSIPSDASKSFAETLKRVGVKAESILYEGKTHTDVFLQDPMRGGQDDMFDDLVGYIHAGDAEALAKDAVAPPRRRLVPECMLKLAHCVSPF